The genomic stretch TTGCAACGTGAGCTGATTCACCGGCCAGAAGCAGCGGGTGTGCTGATGTACAACCATCAACAGCAGAAATTCGGCCTGATTGAACAGTTCCGGATTGGTGGACTGGACGATATCGATTCTCCTTGGCAACTCGAAGTGATTGCTGGCGTTCTGGATGGCAATGAAGCGCCTGAAGCGTGCATCCGCCGCGAGGCACTTGAAGAATCAGGCTGTACCCTGGATGAGCTACAGCACATTTTCAGCTTCTATCCTTCCGCCGGAGCATGTTCCGAATTATTTCATTTATATGTGGCCCAGACCGAATTACCTGAACAGGGTG from Acinetobacter lwoffii encodes the following:
- a CDS encoding NUDIX domain-containing protein is translated as MNIIKQASYNKKDFSVEAREFLYRGFIQVEQVSLKHRLFNQESSTPVLQRELIHRPEAAGVLMYNHQQQKFGLIEQFRIGGLDDIDSPWQLEVIAGVLDGNEAPEACIRREALEESGCTLDELQHIFSFYPSAGACSELFHLYVAQTELPEQGGVFGMPDEGENIQLHILDYADIPFLLTNGRLRNAPVIMALQWLQQHIHTAGICLRGKT